A genomic segment from Deinococcus detaillensis encodes:
- a CDS encoding ABC transporter ATP-binding protein: MLTAQNISVTLGAARVLHDVDLKVKAGEILHLTGGNGAGKTTLLRVLCGMTASAGQIQVQGHPPRSVAGRAAFAFVPDEAELYDDLSVAEHAQFASLAYAAPLEDLHTALNAFDLGHRLDQFPAELSRGTRQKVGLAIALGLKRPLTVLDEPFGTLDTDSRQVLRDHLSRLAAEGRCAVLTTHGGELAQLPKVRVVSVAQLQGSSR, encoded by the coding sequence ATGTTGACGGCTCAAAATATTTCCGTAACCCTCGGCGCGGCCCGCGTGCTGCACGACGTTGATTTGAAGGTTAAGGCCGGCGAAATCCTGCACCTGACTGGTGGCAACGGCGCGGGCAAAACCACTTTGCTGCGGGTGCTGTGCGGCATGACGGCCAGCGCGGGCCAAATTCAGGTGCAGGGCCACCCGCCGCGCAGTGTGGCGGGCCGCGCCGCCTTCGCCTTCGTGCCCGACGAAGCCGAGCTGTACGACGACCTGAGCGTCGCCGAACACGCCCAGTTCGCTTCACTGGCTTACGCCGCGCCGCTCGAAGACCTTCACACGGCCCTGAACGCCTTTGACCTCGGCCACCGCCTGGATCAGTTTCCGGCAGAGCTGTCACGCGGCACCCGCCAGAAAGTCGGTCTGGCTATCGCTTTGGGCCTCAAAAGGCCGCTGACTGTGCTCGACGAACCGTTCGGCACGCTGGACACCGACTCGCGACAAGTGTTGCGCGACCACCTGAGCCGCCTCGCTGCCGAGGGCCGCTGCGCCGTGCTGACCACCCACGGCGGCGAGTTGGCACAATTGCCCAAAGTGCGCGTCGTGTCAGTGGCCCAGCTTCAAGGGAGCAGCCGCTGA